The Mycolicibacterium duvalii DNA window CGCCGACGGCGCCAGCACCCGGGGCGCGCGGACGGGCTCGGCCGGCTCGGCCACCGACTCGGTGGCCACCGCGGCGAGCTCATGGCAGAACGGCGAGGGCAGCAGCGCTTCGTCGTCGTCGCTGTCGACGGCGGTGACCAGCAGCCGGCTGCGCGCCCGGCCCATCGCGGCGATCAGCAGCCGGCGCTCCTCCGCCACCAGCGGTGCACGGCTGGGCAACTCCCGTTGTCCGGGTTCGGTGACGCCGTCGATGACGTCGACGAGCCGGCCGGTGGCCAGTACACCGCCACGCGGGGCGGTGTTCGGCCACAGGCCCTCCTGCACGCCGGCGAGCACGACGAACTCCCAGTCCCGGTGCAGCGCCGAGTGCGCGCTGAGCACCGACACCGCATCGGCCGCGGTGTCGTCGCGGCGCACCGGCGGCAGGGCCAGGCCCGACACATGGTCGACCAGACCCCGCAGCGAGGCGCCCGCAGTGCGGGTCACGTACTGGTCGGCGACGTCGAACAGCGCCGTCACCGCGTCGAGATCGCGGTCTGCCTGCGCACCGCCCGGCCCGCCGCGCTCGGCGGCCGCCAGCCATCGGCGCTGCAGACCCGAGCGATGCCACGCCTGCCACAGCGTGTGCCGGGGATCGTGGCCCTCGTCGACGCTGCGCCGGGCTGCGGCCAGCACCGCGCGGACACGTCGCAGAGGCCGGGCCTGCTCGTCGGACAGTCCGTCGATGTCGTGCCGCAACGCCTCGACAAGCAGCCTCTCCCCGTCGACGCGCTGCCCGGCGGCACGGCGCAGGGCGCGCCGCAGTTGGCGCAGCGACACAGGGTCCACGCGGCCGATCGGTCCGGTCACCAGCGCGAGCGCCGTCGCCGCGTCCAGCCCCTCGGCGGTGGCCGCCAGCACGGTCAGCAACGCCCGCGCCGCCGGCTGATCGGCCAGCGCGGCCTCGTTGTGCGCCACGTCGACCGGCACCCCGGCGGCCGTCAGCGCCCGGCCCAGCGCCGCCCCCATCTGGGGCACCGAACGCACGATCACCGCCATCTGGCTCCACGGCACCTCGTCGACCAGGTGTGCGCGCCGCAACGCGTCGGCGATCAGCGCAGATTCGGCGTGGGCGGACGCCGCGATGCGCACCGACAGCGACCCGTCGGCTGCGGTGCCGGTGAACTCTTGCCGGGATTCACCGCCGGGCAGGCGGGCCGCGACGGCGGTGATGGCCTCGGCCACCGGTGCCGCGCACCGGTGCGACGCCGTCAGCCGCAGTGTGGGACCGTCCCCGCTGAGCAATGCCGGGCTGGCGCCGCGGTAGCCGAACACGGTCTGCTGCGGGTCACCGGCGATCACCGTCAGTTCCGCGCCTGCGGAAAGCACGCTGACCAGCCGCGCTGCCTGCGGATCGAGGTGCTGGGCGTCGTCGACCAGCAGCACCCGGACACGGGCACGTTCGGCGGCCAGCAGGTCGGCATCGGTGGCCAGGGCCTCCAGCGCGGCGCCGACCAGCTCGGCGGCACCCAGCGCCGGGGTGGTCGCCTGCGGGGCGGCCATCCCGACCGCCGAGCGCAGCAGCATGATCTGCTCGTAGGCCTGCGCGAAGCGGCCGGCGGCCTGCCATTCGTCGCGACCGGCGAGTCGGCCGATACGTTGCAGCTCAACGGGATCGACCCCGCGCTCACCGCAGCGCGCCATCAGATCGCGCAACTCGGTGGCGAACCCGGCGGTCGTCAGCGCCGGCCGCAGGCGCACCGGCCACCGCACCGGGCCCGCGTCGCCGTCCTCGGCGTCGCCGGCGAGCAGTTCCCGGATGATTCCGTCCTGTTCGGCGCTGGTGATCAGCCGCGGCGGCGGGCTGCCGGTGCGCTGCGCGGACAGTCGCAGCACCGCGAACGCGTACGAGTGCACCGTGCGCACCAGCGGTTCCCGCACCGCACGGCGGCCTCCGGCGGTGAGCAGACGCGACGTGATCGCGGCGCGGGCCTGCGCGCTCAGGCGTGCCGAACCTGTCAGCAGCAGCACGGATTCAGGTTCGCAGCCGTCCTGGATGTGGGCGACCGCCGTATCGACCAGCAGGGTGCTCTTGCCGGTGCCGGGGCCGCCCACCACCCGGACGGGGCCACGCATGTGCCCTCGGCTCAGGGCCTCCGGGGTCAGTTCGGTGTGCGGCGCAGACATGAGGGCATGACACCACGAGGGTCTGACATCGCGCCGTCGAGTGGACCGGGCTCTGTGCGGGCTGGCAGCATCGACGGTCGTGACCGACGTTCTGCACACCTACCGCTACGGGCCCGCCGGGCCGGCCCGCGTCCTGGCCATCCACGGGCTGACCGGCCACGGCAAGCGCTGGGAGACGCTGTTCGAGCGGCACCTGCCCGACATCAGCGCGCTCGCACCGGATCTGCTCGGCCACGGCCACTCGTCGTGGGATCCGCCCTGGACCATCGACGCCAACGTCGCGGCCCTGGCGGCGTTGCTCGACGACGGGCCTCCCGCGGTGATCGTGGGTCATTCGTTCGGCGGCGCGCTGGCGCTCAACCTGGCCGCCGCGCGCCCGGATGCGGTCGCCGCGCTGGTGCTGCTCGACCCGGCGGTGGGCCTCGACGGCGCCCGCATGCGTGAGATCGCCGACCAGATGTACGCCTCGCCGGACTACACCGACCGCGCCGAGGCCCGCCAGGAGAAGGTCGACGGCTCGTGGGCCGAGGTCGCCGACAGCGAGCTGGAACGTGAACTCGACGAGCATCTCGTCGACCTGCCCAACGGACGCACCGGGTGGCGGATCAGCGTCCCGGCGATGCTGTGTTACTGGAGTGAGCTGACCCGGCCCGTCCCGATCCCGCGGGACGGCACTCCGACCACGCTGGTCCGCGCCGCCCGTGTCGATCCGCCGTATGCCTCCGACGAGCTGATCGCCGGCCTCGATGCCGGGCTCGGCGCGAATCTGACCGTGCTGGAATGGGATTGCGATCACATGGTGCCGCTGGCCCGCCCCGGGGAGACCGCGGAGCTGATCCGCCGACACCTGGCCTGACGTGCCGGCGATCACCGACGAGCAGGTTGAGACGGTGCGGGCGCTGGTCGCGGCGATCCCCGCGGGCAGCGTGGCGACCTACGGCGACATCGCCGCTGCGGCAGGGCTTTCCAGTGCCCGTATCGTCGGCTGGATCATGCGCACCGATTCGTCGGACCTGCCCTGGCACCGCGTGATCCGAGCATCGGGCGAGCCCGCACCGCATCTGCGCAGCGAGCAACTTGCACGACTGCGCACCGAGGGGGTGCCGGCCGTCGACGGCCGGGTGCCGCTGCGGCAGTATCGCCACGCGTTCTGAACGCCGCGGAAGTGAAGCCAGGGCTGCGATTGGGCCGTTATCACAGCCAGGAATGCTATTCCGCGCAGGATCAGGCGGCCAGGCGCACCAGGGCGGCCGTGCGGGCCAGACCGGGGAACGCCGCCGAGGTCGACCGCGGGTGCAGCGCGTGCACGGCAAGCCGGAACATCAACGCGCGCAACAACATCTGCGGCCACTCCGGCAGCGTGTTCCACCGTTCGATGAGGCCGTCGTCGGCTTCGCCCCAGGACAGCGCATCGACGACGATCACGCCGGCGGCCCACGCCGGGGGCCGCCAGTACGGCGTGATGTCGGTGATGCCGGGCGCGGCGGTGCCGGCGAAGAGCACCGTGCCGTACAGGTCGCCGTGCACGAGCTGGCTCGGGCTCTTGGTGGGTCGGCGCAGCGCGGCGAGCTGGTTGATCAGCTCGATCGACTTCTGCCCGTCCGTCGTCGAGGGCGCCACCCGCGCGCCCGGCGGCAGCGAGTGCAGCGGCCGGTCCTCCCAGGCGGCCCGGTCGGCGGCGGTGAACACGTCGACGTCCGACCACGGCGCCACCGGCGGCTGGGTCAGAAACCGGGGACGTTCGAGCTTGGCGGTGGCCTCGTGCAACCGGACCGCGGCCGAGACCACCTCGTCGTGGCGGGGTTCGGGCGTGCCGGCCACGTAGGTGTCGGCGCGCCAGCCGGCGACGACATAGCGTCCGTCGGTCGAGCGCACCGGCCGCGCCAGCCGCACCCCGTCGACGAACAGGGTCTCGCGCACCTTGGCCGACCACGCCGCGCGGGCGTGGTCGGGCACCAGCGACAACACGACCTCACCGCAGCGCCAGCCACCCTCCCAGCTGGCGCCGAGCGGCACCGGCTGCACCCCGGACAGCCCGAAAGCCGTGAGTACGTGCTCTGGTGGTCGCTCTGCGGTCACCGCATCAGCGTAATTGCAACCGGCGGCCACCCCGCGTTAGTACATCACCATGTCGGGTTCGTATTGCTTGGCCCAGGCCACGATCCCGCCCTGCAGGTGCAGCGCATCGGAGAACCCGGCCTTCTTCACGGCCGCCAGCGCCTCGGCCGAGCGGATGCCGGTCTTGCAGTACAGCACCGGCACGCGGTCGTGCGGCAACTTGGCCAGGCCGTCGCCGGCTTCGATGGCCGACTTCGGGATCAGCTCGGCGCCGTCGATGCGGTTGATGTCCCACTCGACCGATTCGCGGACGTCGATCAGCGCGTACTTGCCCGAATCGAGCATGTCGCGCAGTTCCCGCGGGGTGACGGTGGACTCGGCGACCGCCTGGGCGGCGTCCTCGGACACCACGCCGCAGAACGCCTCGTAGTCGATCAGCTCGGTGATCTTCGGCGTCGACGGATCCTTGCGGATCTTGATCGTGCGGTAGGTCATGTCCAGCGCGTCGTAGACCATCAACCGGCCCAGCAGCGGCTCACCGATCCCGGTGATCAGCTTGATCGCCTCGGTGCCCATCACCGACGCGATCGACGAACACAGGATGCCGAGCACGCCACCCTCGGCGCAGGACGGCACCATCCCCGGCGGCGGCGGCTCGGGGTACAGGTCGCGGTAGTTCAGGCCCAATCCGTCGGGCGCGTCCTCCCAGAACACCGAGACCTGGCCTTCGAACCGGTAGATCGAGCCCCACACATAGGGCTTTCCGGCCAGCACGGCCGCATCGTTGACCAGGTAGCGGGTCGCGAAGTTGTCGGTGCCGTCGAGGATCAGGTCGTACTGCTCGAACAGTTCGACCGCGTTGTCGGGCTCCAGCCGGAACTCGTGCAGACGGACGTCGATCAACGGGTTGATCTCGTGGATGGAGTCCCGCGCGCTCTGCCCCTTGGGCCGCCCGATGTCGGACTGGCCGTGGATGATCTGACGCTGCAGGTTCGACTCGTCGACGACGTCGAACTCGACGATCCCGATGGTCCCGACACCGGCCGCGGCCAGGTACAGCAGCGTCGGCGAGCCCAGACCGCCGGCACCGATGACCAGCACCTTGGCGTTCTTCAGCCGTTTCTGCCCGTCCATCCCGAGGTCGGGGATGATGAGGTGCCGGCTGTAGCGGGCGACCTCGTCATGGGTGAGTTCGGCCGCTGGCTCGACCAGCGGCGGTAACGGGGATGACACCGAGTATCTCCTTGGTTGGCGATAGAACCATCTCAGCAGGTACTGGGCACAACAGCAACGAGGGCCCCCAGCTTCCCGGACCGGGCGGCGATCTCCCGCGACCGAGGTCAAGCGATCGGATACGGCCAGGGGTTGAAGCGGCAGGTCTTGCCGTCGGGGACGACGGTGCCGGGGTCGAAACGGGCCGCGTCGTCGTTGTTGGTGGAGAAGGTCTGCTGCATCATGATCGGCGCCAGCTCGCCGTTCTCGGCGCACTGTTCGTGGCGCTGATAGCCGATGGCGTGTCCGACCTCGTGATTGATCAGGTACTGCCGATAGGAGCCCACGTCGCCCTGGAACGGCACCGCGCCGCGCACCCAGCGCGCCTCGTTGACGAACACGCGGGGCTGCCCCTCGAAGGCCGGGTTGTAGCAGGAGGCTTCGAGCTGGATGTCGTAGCCGCAGCCGTTGCGGATGGTCATCGGGGAGGTCAGCGACACCCGGAAGTCGGGCGGCACCCCGGCGGCCGCGTCGACCCGGACGAACGCGAACTGCGGATTGTGCGTCCAGCTCTTGGGATTGGCCAGCGTCTCGCTGACCATCCGGGCGAAGCCGTCGTCGCCGCCGAACGTCGTGGTGTCGATGCCGTCCTCCACCTCGACGGTGTAGGTGAACACCTTCGTGGTGCCCTGCCCCACCTGCGGGGTGGCCCCGGGCACGATGCGCCAGGTGCCGGCACCGGCCGGGGTGAACGGTCCGCCGTCGGGCAGGATCCCGGTCGGCAGGTTGGCGTCGAACTCGGTCAGCCCCTTCGGTGGCGCGCCGACGATCTCGGTGCTGGCCGCGCCGATGGTCGGCGGGCCCTGTACCGGGTCCTCGGCGTCGGCGACCAGCGGCGGCGCGCTGGTCCCAGTGATGGTCTGGTAGATGACCACCGCGGTCAGCACCACGAGCACCGGCAGCGCGTACGCGCGCCAGCCGTAGGTCGACACGAAACGGCCCAGCCAGGTCTGCTTGCGCCACCGCTTGTGCTCGTCCCGGTTGGACCGGATCCGACCAGGCTGTTCGGCCAACGGGTCGCGCAGTGCGCGCAGCGGCTCGCGCCACTGGTCGTGCAGCACCGGTACGCGCCCGTTCTCGTGGCCCTCGGGACCCACTTGCCCTCCGCGCACACGGGAGTCATAGGTCACCGCAACAGAATGACATAGCACGGCGGCCCTGCAGCTCCGGCGCGCCACCGCCGGGTCGCCCCGGCCCCGGAACACATGTCCTCACAGGAGAGATCAGCGATCGGTAGTAGTGTCAGAGCGAGCCATTACAGGCAATGACGACGACGCCGGTAGGTCCGGCGGTGACACTCGAGGTTCTGATGAGCGAACTCGCCAAGACGGCGCAGCGGCGGAGCGGCCAGCCCGCCAACGGCAGCGGGGTTTCCGGTGCCGGCGCCGCCCGGCGCGGCAACCGGATGCCCCGGGACGAGCGCCGAGGGCAGCTTCTGGCCGCCGCCAGCGAGGTTTTCGTCGACCGCGGCTATCACGCCGCCGGCATGGACGAGATCGCCGATCGTGCCGGAGTCAGCAAACCGGTGCTGTATCAACACTTCTCGTCGAAGGTCGAGCTGTACCTCGCGGTGCTCGCGCGCCATGTGGACAATCTGGTCTCCGGCGTGCGTCAGGCGCTGCGCACCACCACCGACAACCGGCAGCGGGTGCGCGCCGCGGTGCAGGCGTTCTTCGACTTCATCGAGCACGACGGCCAGGGTTACCGGCTGATCTTCGAGAACGATTACGTGACCGAACCGCAGGTGGCCGCGCAGGTCAAGGTGGCCACCGAGTCGTGCACCGACGCGGTGTTCGACCTGATCAGCCACGACTCGGGGCTCGAGCCGCACCGCGCCCGGATGATCGCGGTCGGCCTGGTCAGCATCAGCGTCGACTCGGCGCGCTACTGGCTGAACAACGAGCGTCCGATCGACAAGGACGACGCCGTCGAGGGCACCGTGGCCTTCATCTGGGGTGGGCTGTCCCACGTGCCGCTGACCCGGTCCTAGTCCGGGCCGGCGGGCGGGTCGGCTAGTCCTTCTTACCGGCGTCGAGCCCCACCCCGAACCCGACGCGGCGGGCCTCGGCCGGGCCGATCTCGACGTAGGCGATCTTCGCGTTGGGCACCAGGAAGCGTCGGCCCTTCTCGTCGGTCAGGGCCAGCACCCCGGTGCCGGCGTCGAGGGCGTCGACGACCAACTTCTCCACCTCGGCCGGTGTCTGCGCGCTGTTGAGAACCAATTCGCGCGGGCTGTCGGTGACACCGATCTTGACCTCCACGGTGGAAACCCTTCTGTTGGTTGGCGAAACTTCGTCTCCAGCAGGTTAGTAGACGTCGACGGCGTGCCGCCGCGCCGCCACCTCAGCCCTGGGCGAACGCGCGCCCCGATCCCGACCGGCGCCGCGATGCGGAGGCGACCGAACTGAGTCCCGACCGTGACCGCGACGGACGCGCGTCAGCCTCATCTGTCACTTCTGCATCGATAGCATCAGGCCCGCAACCGGGAAGCAGACGACTGGGACAGCAGGATGAACAGGTCATACACCGCGAATTCGCCGTACTCGCTGACGCCGACCGAACGACTCCGCAGCGGGCGCGGCAGGTCGAGCGGCCTGGACTACGAGCCGTACGAGGACTTCGAGGACAACGCCGACCTCGATACCGACGCGATGCCGCCGTTCGATCGGTCCTATGACCGGCGCTATGACCGGTCCTACGACGCTGTCGAGGACTACGACGAGTACGTCGACGAAGCGCACGTCGACCGGCGCTGGATGTGGATCGGCGGAGTGGCCGGAACGATCCTGTTCGTCGCGGTCATCGTCGTCAGCACCATGCTCAGCGGCAGCGACAGCGGATCGGTGTCGGCGACCGTCGTGACCTCCGATGCCCCGAGCCCGAGCGCCGCCGCGCCGGCACCGTCGACGACGGCCCCACCGGCGCCGCGGATCGCCGCGCCGCCGACACGGTCCCTGCCCGCCGAGACCATCACCACCATCACCCCCACCCCGGAGGCGCCGGCGCCGTCAGCGACGCCCGCGCCGGTGCTGCCGGCACCGCAGGCCGCGCCGCCGCCGGCCGCGGCCGCCCCCGGCACGGTCACCTACCGCGTCACCGGCGACCGGGCGCTGCTCGACATGGTGACCGTCATCTACACCGACCAGCAGGGCGCGTTGCAGACCGAGGTCAACGTCGCGCTGCCGTGGTCGAAGACCGTGGTGCTCGACCCCGGCGTCACGCTGAGCTCGGTCACCGCGACCAGTGTGGGCGGCAAGCTGAACTGCAGCATCACCGACGCCAACGGCGCGCTGCTGGTCGCGCAGAACTCCAACTCGATGATCACCAACTGCACGCGGTAGCGCGTCAGCCCAGGCCGAGCTCCTCGATGCGGTTGCTGTGGGTCTGCTGCAGCCGGTCGAAGAAATCCGTCATCTGTGACAGCCCGCCGCCCGACATCACCAGGTCGACCAGCTCGTCGTGGTCGGCGAGCACGTACTGGGCCTGGGTGATCGCCTCCCCCAGCAGGCGGCGCGACCACAGCGCCAGGCGGTGGCGCTGGCGGTCGCTGGCCGTCACGGCGGCGCGGACCTCGGCGACGACGAACTGCGAGTGCCCCGTCTCGGACAGCACCGACCGCACCACGCCGGCGGCGTCGGGCGGCATGGAGCCGGCG harbors:
- a CDS encoding ATP-dependent helicase; translated protein: MSAPHTELTPEALSRGHMRGPVRVVGGPGTGKSTLLVDTAVAHIQDGCEPESVLLLTGSARLSAQARAAITSRLLTAGGRRAVREPLVRTVHSYAFAVLRLSAQRTGSPPPRLITSAEQDGIIRELLAGDAEDGDAGPVRWPVRLRPALTTAGFATELRDLMARCGERGVDPVELQRIGRLAGRDEWQAAGRFAQAYEQIMLLRSAVGMAAPQATTPALGAAELVGAALEALATDADLLAAERARVRVLLVDDAQHLDPQAARLVSVLSAGAELTVIAGDPQQTVFGYRGASPALLSGDGPTLRLTASHRCAAPVAEAITAVAARLPGGESRQEFTGTAADGSLSVRIAASAHAESALIADALRRAHLVDEVPWSQMAVIVRSVPQMGAALGRALTAAGVPVDVAHNEAALADQPAARALLTVLAATAEGLDAATALALVTGPIGRVDPVSLRQLRRALRRAAGQRVDGERLLVEALRHDIDGLSDEQARPLRRVRAVLAAARRSVDEGHDPRHTLWQAWHRSGLQRRWLAAAERGGPGGAQADRDLDAVTALFDVADQYVTRTAGASLRGLVDHVSGLALPPVRRDDTAADAVSVLSAHSALHRDWEFVVLAGVQEGLWPNTAPRGGVLATGRLVDVIDGVTEPGQRELPSRAPLVAEERRLLIAAMGRARSRLLVTAVDSDDDEALLPSPFCHELAAVATESVAEPAEPVRAPRVLAPSALVGRLRAVVCAPPGVVDEVQRACAAAQLGRLAEAGVAGADPASWYGMQQLSTTDPLWVGDGHVVTLSPSTLQTLSDCPLRWLLERHGGARGRDVRSTLGSLVHALVSESGRSEPALLAELEKVWGELPFDAQWHADNELARHAEMLQTFLRWRAQTRGELTEVGTEIDVDGQIEDPTGDLPGVRVRGRLDRVERDNAGRLVVVDVKTGKSPFTKDDAQNHAQLAMYQLAVAAGLLADGDQPGGGRLVYLGKTSRGGATERDQAALTPEAVAQWRAEVVRTAATTQGPAFLAKVNDGCAHCPVRSMCPAQNRSQQ
- a CDS encoding alpha/beta fold hydrolase; translation: MTDVLHTYRYGPAGPARVLAIHGLTGHGKRWETLFERHLPDISALAPDLLGHGHSSWDPPWTIDANVAALAALLDDGPPAVIVGHSFGGALALNLAAARPDAVAALVLLDPAVGLDGARMREIADQMYASPDYTDRAEARQEKVDGSWAEVADSELERELDEHLVDLPNGRTGWRISVPAMLCYWSELTRPVPIPRDGTPTTLVRAARVDPPYASDELIAGLDAGLGANLTVLEWDCDHMVPLARPGETAELIRRHLA
- a CDS encoding TIGR02569 family protein, coding for MTAERPPEHVLTAFGLSGVQPVPLGASWEGGWRCGEVVLSLVPDHARAAWSAKVRETLFVDGVRLARPVRSTDGRYVVAGWRADTYVAGTPEPRHDEVVSAAVRLHEATAKLERPRFLTQPPVAPWSDVDVFTAADRAAWEDRPLHSLPPGARVAPSTTDGQKSIELINQLAALRRPTKSPSQLVHGDLYGTVLFAGTAAPGITDITPYWRPPAWAAGVIVVDALSWGEADDGLIERWNTLPEWPQMLLRALMFRLAVHALHPRSTSAAFPGLARTAALVRLAA
- a CDS encoding DUF3152 domain-containing protein — encoded protein: MTYDSRVRGGQVGPEGHENGRVPVLHDQWREPLRALRDPLAEQPGRIRSNRDEHKRWRKQTWLGRFVSTYGWRAYALPVLVVLTAVVIYQTITGTSAPPLVADAEDPVQGPPTIGAASTEIVGAPPKGLTEFDANLPTGILPDGGPFTPAGAGTWRIVPGATPQVGQGTTKVFTYTVEVEDGIDTTTFGGDDGFARMVSETLANPKSWTHNPQFAFVRVDAAAGVPPDFRVSLTSPMTIRNGCGYDIQLEASCYNPAFEGQPRVFVNEARWVRGAVPFQGDVGSYRQYLINHEVGHAIGYQRHEQCAENGELAPIMMQQTFSTNNDDAARFDPGTVVPDGKTCRFNPWPYPIA
- a CDS encoding TetR/AcrR family transcriptional regulator, with product MSELAKTAQRRSGQPANGSGVSGAGAARRGNRMPRDERRGQLLAAASEVFVDRGYHAAGMDEIADRAGVSKPVLYQHFSSKVELYLAVLARHVDNLVSGVRQALRTTTDNRQRVRAAVQAFFDFIEHDGQGYRLIFENDYVTEPQVAAQVKVATESCTDAVFDLISHDSGLEPHRARMIAVGLVSISVDSARYWLNNERPIDKDDAVEGTVAFIWGGLSHVPLTRS
- a CDS encoding MGMT family protein; the encoded protein is MPAITDEQVETVRALVAAIPAGSVATYGDIAAAAGLSSARIVGWIMRTDSSDLPWHRVIRASGEPAPHLRSEQLARLRTEGVPAVDGRVPLRQYRHAF
- the moeZ gene encoding adenylyltransferase/sulfurtransferase MoeZ encodes the protein MSSPLPPLVEPAAELTHDEVARYSRHLIIPDLGMDGQKRLKNAKVLVIGAGGLGSPTLLYLAAAGVGTIGIVEFDVVDESNLQRQIIHGQSDIGRPKGQSARDSIHEINPLIDVRLHEFRLEPDNAVELFEQYDLILDGTDNFATRYLVNDAAVLAGKPYVWGSIYRFEGQVSVFWEDAPDGLGLNYRDLYPEPPPPGMVPSCAEGGVLGILCSSIASVMGTEAIKLITGIGEPLLGRLMVYDALDMTYRTIKIRKDPSTPKITELIDYEAFCGVVSEDAAQAVAESTVTPRELRDMLDSGKYALIDVRESVEWDINRIDGAELIPKSAIEAGDGLAKLPHDRVPVLYCKTGIRSAEALAAVKKAGFSDALHLQGGIVAWAKQYEPDMVMY
- a CDS encoding MmpS family transport accessory protein: MNRSYTANSPYSLTPTERLRSGRGRSSGLDYEPYEDFEDNADLDTDAMPPFDRSYDRRYDRSYDAVEDYDEYVDEAHVDRRWMWIGGVAGTILFVAVIVVSTMLSGSDSGSVSATVVTSDAPSPSAAAPAPSTTAPPAPRIAAPPTRSLPAETITTITPTPEAPAPSATPAPVLPAPQAAPPPAAAAPGTVTYRVTGDRALLDMVTVIYTDQQGALQTEVNVALPWSKTVVLDPGVTLSSVTATSVGGKLNCSITDANGALLVAQNSNSMITNCTR
- a CDS encoding DUF3107 domain-containing protein; this encodes MEVKIGVTDSPRELVLNSAQTPAEVEKLVVDALDAGTGVLALTDEKGRRFLVPNAKIAYVEIGPAEARRVGFGVGLDAGKKD